The Calliopsis andreniformis isolate RMS-2024a chromosome 10, iyCalAndr_principal, whole genome shotgun sequence nucleotide sequence GATAAGTCTAGGTGACGTTAAATACTATTTAATAGTATTAATACTATTTAAACAGTATTACTAGCAGTACTAGTGATAGTAAATGCtatttaaattctattttaatAGTATCCACTGTCTCTTCTCACCCTTAGGTTTCTATTCACCCCCTTTCACGGTGCCCTTGCCCTACCAAGTATCTGCGAACAATGtggacgaaatacaaaataacacgCATTCTCCCCGCAAGAAGGTAAAAGCTAAGGCAATGATAAGAAATCGTCGCTCCTCGCCACGTGCAATTCCTCCCCAATCGTCCATCGAAACAGTGTCTACCAAACGTTTGGCTGACCACAGAACCTCCACCGAACAAATGCTGCTGTAGGAAGCCTCGACGTCGCAAACAATCGCGGGGTTCTAAGGAGAAAGAAATGAATCATCGACGATCGAAAGTCACGGAGGCGTTGGATTAATGGGATCTCTCGATGACGAGCGACGACGATGGCGTTGACAACGTCTGGAATTGTTGTTGAGCGTTCCCAGCATAAGGCAGTTTTGCTGTCGGAGTGAAAGAGGTTTTTGGTGAAGGTCTAGGACACCTTTGAGACCGATCCAAGGACCCCAGCgttttgttccacgagattaggCTAGCTTCCCAGGGACAACTAGAAGACAGTCACGGCCTGGGCGCGGTCAGCAAGCGAAGAGCGAGCTCGTTAGGTCAACAGTTGCGATTAGGAGTGCCATTATTCACCTGTGTACCGCCTCCCGTTTCGTAATCCCCTGCACGGTGCTTCTCTTCGATTGGGTAATGCCTTCGCTCCTTGAACAGGTCTGCCACGCAGTTCGCCTGAGAACAATTGAGAAATATCTCAGTGGCGACTTTCAATTTGCATTCGAGAGTAACACAGGACATAGACTGTCGTAGATTCGCTAGGTCGTTTCATATATAATGCCTCCGAAAAGTATTTTCTTTTCAAAATAATTAGTACCTGCTGTGCTGAATACTACATCGTATCGCCATTTCTTGTATCAGGTTATTTTTGAAGCTCTCCTACGAAGGACTCTTAAGATCttgaataaatataaaagacaaGGCAGCATTACTTATGAAATGACCTAGTACATTCAATTTACCAAGTTTCAGGGAGATTTTGTCAATTTTTGAACACACAAATGAGCCACTCAGATAACAAACTAGTCAATTTCAAGAAATAAAAGCCAGtgaaataatttcttttttttttttgcgttttaaggAACAAGTTAAATTGTTTGGAAAAATCATTTTTGGAGTCTGACATTTTTTGTAGATACTACGCGTGGAGAATATTCTCTGCAGAAGGCTTGCTGTATGTGCCTGGAATTGATGACTCGATCTGTGCTGAGTTTTATGTCTAGGTTTGATCGAGATAGCGAATTCACGAAGGCTGGACTGCTTTCGATTCTGTTGCATTATTTATAAAGCAAGTGAAACGGTAAACATCGTTAAGCGAGAAAGCGTAGCGACTTCGCGAGATTTCTTTTCGATGGTATTACTATAATTGGTATTTGAAAGCAACTGGAAACTCGAACCTCAATGGAATCCTCGAGCCGTGATTTTATAAAAAGCAGAACATGGTGAAAGAGGAATATGGAAAAATCTCTTCCTTCTTCCTATCTCTTACACTTACAGGAAGGAAATTGTTGAGACATTTAATATTTACTCATTCCACTTATCATAAAATAGAACTCAAGAACTCAGAATTCGCAATTCTGTAGCATAAATCTTCTAATTCGCAGCTTTAGGCACGGCCAAAGGAAAGTGGGTGCAACACATTTCATATTTACGATCGTGTGCAACTTATGGTCGCACAATAGGATAGTTAAGGAGAATAATGCTCACCACGACTAGTGCCACGATGGTACCAAGGGTCGAGCCCGCCAGAACATCGCTCCAATGATGTTTATAATCAGACACACGTGACAGCGCAGTGAACCAGGCCATTAGGAGGCACACGAGTTGAAGGAAGTGTCGCAGTAATTTGCTGCCCTTCCATGTCAGTCTTAACTGTAAATAAAGCTAAAACAGAGAATAATTAACACCTCGTTAATACAGCCCCTCTAAAACCTTTCATTCACATCAAGCCTTCGTTCCTTCCTTCACTTCTACTGTTACTATCACGTAATTACTTCCTTCTACTGTAACTTAATCTTACCACCAATTCAAAAACACAGTAACACACATAAACTAATCAGAACatgaaaaattaaaacaaaaacACCCCTAAACATTCCCTCACAAATATGCAAATTCTCATGTGAATAAATAAAACCAGTCTtctctaaaaagaaaaaaaatgtgaCTACTTGAACATGTAATAAAAACATACAAAAAGTCTGAAAATAATATATACCATACAGTTTGTTCGTTAAAAAAAATcttgaaaaaaaattgtttttctgttttaccaaaataagaagaaattcTGCCCTGAAAGGGTTAAAGACAGCGACTGCAATAATGTTGCTTTCCTCCCAGCGCTCTTCCCACTTTTACCATAAGATCTGACTCTGGGATACTGAGCAAAGAGTCGTCCATAAATTCGCGCAAAGAGAAGAGGAACTTACCGCGAGGTAAACCATGGTGTAGGCGGAGAAAGACGAGTGTCCTGAGGGGAAGGATAATCTGAAACGATCAATGTTATAAATTGCGCGGTGTCAAATAAATCTCATTCATCGTTCCTAACAAAAATCTCTCTCTTTATCCCCTCTATCGTCCCAGGGAGCGTAACACACTATCATCGTCCATGCATATGTGATCGGTAATGGGTCCCTATTAATTTTATCACGATTAATTCCGGGGCGTGTACCGTGGCGATTACAATCGACGGACGCATATAGCCCGAGGCGTGGATCGTAAAGATTCGGCGGAAGATCCAGCGATCTACCAGCGCGAGAAAAAGAGGAACGAGAGAGGAGGGAAAGAAAAATACGAGAGGAAGAGCGGACCCGAGGACTTCCATCAGGTAGAGTAATTGGCCATCGAAAAAGCTACGCCTTGGATCGGGTTTCTCGACCCTTCTTGTATTTATCTTTCGATCCTCTCCCCCTTAGCGAGgctttatattatttaataatattttatattgtatacGATTGTAATCTTCTTTGCTCCGATTAATTGCTGGAGACTCGAAGGAGAAATGTCTCAATCAGGTTGGGCCTTGATACGGTTTTTGAGGGCATATAATCTTGTGGTTGGACAGAAATGAAGTTACAGTAGTGCTCATAAGTATTCGAGCGATTTCAGAAGTTTGGGaaattacagatttattggTAGCAGACGATGTTTACTGCTTAGATTAACTATTAATTACTGCTAAGAATACAgttatactataattattatatacttaattttaagatataatagaaatacgaaataagtgTAAAGAATATACATTAGGTACTACAAAGAAACATGTATTTTTCTCAACATGTGACACTGTTCGAATACTTATATAAGCAGTAGTGTATATGGCGTAGAAACTGTAGAGAACTAATATCTATTAAAGAATAACATTTCTTTGTATTAGAATTGTCTTTTTAAAGGATTTGAAaacttttaaattcaaatttcaatcatttgaaatttaaaactcACTTGAAAAGAATACAAAATCTGTTATCAAAGATATATTATGTAGGTTTCATAACTGGTTCAAATACACTGAATTCCAAATGGTATCGATAACTAAGGACAGTTTTCGTTTACTTGATTTATCATCGTCAATGCCACCTGCTATTGGACGTTATCATGTTGCGTATACGAAACACGATAACAACAGATAAGCAACGAGTAATGCATTAATACATCGGACTTTCGCTTGACCATAATTTGGTAAACATTACACATACATATCATTTAGACTTCTGTCTTATATTTCCCTCCCCCTTGAACAGTTGCCATTGACAAACTAAGGGATATCTGTGTTCTTGTATCAATAAAAACGAAGGGCCCTGAGGTCGAATAAAAGATGTCTAGACAGTCACAATTTTCCCAGAATCCATTAAGGTTTTTGAGGATGCGACTCATTAAAACGATTTCAAGAAATGTGGGAGCAGATTCAGAtacaaatgcaaaaagaatcaaGATTCACTTACGAACTGACTCCTCTTTATTGGTGTCAAACAAAGAATAATACCCTGGTGAATTTCTAAACAAACAAAAATTACTATCAAGCTATGAACTGTAATACTTGACTAAATCTTTATACAAGCTTCAACCCACATTTATTAAACATATTTGATATATTTTAACATTTCAGTAAGTACCACGACTTCGAAATTCCACGCACCTTTCTTTAAAGAGTCTATTACTCACAGGAGAAACCACGAATGACTTCGACTTATCTACAATCAGCGTGAATAAATGCACGACGTGCCAGTTCTAAAAATCATAATCTTATCAGATACGAAATGAAGTGATTCACAGAAGCTCTAATTAAGAGAGTCATGGACAGTGGCAGCGCAGGGAGTCCGGAAGATCGGGAAAGGCTGCTCTACGAGTCCCCTCTTTGAACCAGAAACCAGGGGGTGGGACGTATGAATGAATTCTCTGTGAAAGAGAGAGCCTTTATCGTCCAATTCCTCAAATCATTCTATACATAAAACTGTCCCTGCTCGCGCAAAGGGCGGATGACCCGCGATACGGCCGAGTGGTTGCATGTTAAATGAGCTACCGACCGAGTCCTTCCTTTTTGCCACCAGTACACTCCCCAGCAAAAAGACAACCCGTGAACCATGTCATTAATTCGTCGATGATGAATCCACGATTTCCCAAACCCAAGTGGCAAACAAATGGTAGAATTCAGATTGATGTCTTTATGAAGAAAGACGTCTGACTGACTTTAGAACTCCTTAAACTCGATTGCTAATATTTCATTTTGTTACTTTTTACCTCcttggaaaatttgaatatttgaatattttatttcagaATTTGAGTATTTAGATATTTGGAAATTTGTAACTGGAATATTTGGAAGATAGAAATAGCTATCTGAGaactggaatatttgaaaatttagaaactcTTAAGTTTTTAAGGTTTGTAAGAAAGAAGACAGAATCGTTGATTCACTTTTTCCCGTATGATGTATGCAAATATCACTCACAAGTTGCAATTTCAACCGAGGTCGTGCATACGCGATAACACCCAAGAGTTTCAAACTCAATCATACATGACGATCGAAAAAGTACTTCTGAAACCATATCGCAAATAATCCTCGCCTCGTTGATTCTCATAATGTCAAACGGAAGCTAAAATTACGTTCTTCGATCGCCAGGCAATCGACAATAAATATTAAACAAGATATTATACACAATTACAGTAAGTTGCTCCATTATAATAAACCCTCTACAATGAAAACCTCGCGTTAAGTTACTCTGTACAGCCTAACGAGCGAATCTCGAAAAACAAATTCATACTATTTCTTTAAAACAGCAAGTAGAAGCTCCCTTCACTGAAAACCACcgaaataacagccatagaagccgaaaCAGAAACTCGATTTCGAGCAGGACACCCTATGCAGCCATTACTAAAAAGCAAATCGTTTGAAATCGCTCACAGAATATCAGGAGAGAAACGTCTGCACGAGGCGGCGTAGAAAGGGGCCTGGTGTATGCGAATGATTCAATACTGAGGCATTGTAGCCACAGTGACAAtgactagggcgtgttccacggcAATTCGTCCGTGTAATAGTGTTTTCGTTGCGAAGGGAGAGCTCCTTGATTCGAATCGAATTCCGTTCATGCGAATCGCCACCGAGCGCGGCCTTCCCTCATTGTCATTTGCTGCCGCGCCGCCTGCCCTTTTTGCTCGTATCCGCTGAAACCGGCCACCGAGCCACCGTCCTCGCAAAAAAATCGACGAATAGCTTCCCTCGCGAATAAAGCAAGCCAAGGCAAATAACGTCTGCCCGATCGAATCCGCCCGAGGATAGGAGCGATTAAGGAGCTACCGCGGGACGAGGGCAAATCGAACGAGACGGCTCCTGGAATGGCATTATGCCACTGACAAAATGGACCGCGGTGGCCATTTGCGGGTTGAAGGGATTATGCAGGAGGATCTTCGTTTCGACGTGAattttagggattgagtattggagctgAGCGTCTAAGTGCTTGGGTACCTGAATATCTGAGTAACAGAGCGATTGAGAAAATGGATATCTGAGTGATTTGAGTCCTGTGAAGACTAGAGTTCCTGGATGACTGAATAGATGAATACTTGAGTCGCCTGAGTAACTGAATCCCCCTGAAGGATATCAGGTACCTAACTCATTGTGGATAACTGAATCCACGTGGGTACCTGAATTCCTTGTGGTACCTGAATTCCCCCGGGTACCTGAATTCCCCTTGGTACCTGAATTTCCCCTGGGTATCTGAATCCCCCTTGGTACCTGAACTCATATTGGTACCTGCGCCCCTGGATACCTGAATTCCGCTTGGTACCTGAATTCATAATGGTACCTGAATTCCCCTGGATACCTGAATTCCCCTGGGTACCTGAATTCCCCTGGGTACCTGAATTCCCCTGGGTGCCTGAATTTCCCCTGGGTACCTGAATTTCCCCTGGGTACCTGAATTTCCCCCGGGTATCTGAATTCATATTGGTACCTGAGTCCCTGGGTACCTGAATTCATTTTGGTACCTGAGCCTCTTGGTACCTAAATTCCATTGGTACCTGAATTCATCTTGGTACCTGAGCCCCTAGATACCTGAAACCCTTGAGTACCTAAATTTCCCTGGGTACCTGAATCCCTATAATCCTCTACATCCCCCTGGGTACCCAGATCCCCCTTGATACTTTAATGCCTCGAGGTACCTAAATGTCTCTGGATACTTAAATCGCTCTAAACACCTGAATCCCCTTAGCATTTGAGACATCTAAATATCtgaatacttaaaaatttaGGCGCTTGTATTAAAAGTCTTGAACTTTAGAGCACAGATCAATATCAGGCTCTTCCATGAATCTGTGTATCTAGTTCTTTTCAAGTGCATTTGCTAAGATTCAAGCGCAGTTTACCAACTTTCACAGTTCATTTATACATTTCATTACCGAAGAAAAACCTAACGGGTGCCCTTTCCATCAACTCCAATTCCACATTCCCCGTTTTGTGGCAGAGTCTGCAATTATTAGAGTCACGCGATTCAACGTTTCGTGATCTGAGATAGCAAAAGGGTATTGTCCTTTGGGCATCACGATTCAGGAATTTCAACGACAAACGACTCGAGTAGATTAGTTTAACGATGTAGGGCGCAGGTTTTATTTGTTACTGGGTCTTAGTTCTCACAGTCATCGAATTACTTGGGATAATTTCGGGAAATCGTCAGGATTTTATGATACAACAGGTTCTAACATTTTTGTCCATTAAACAAATCTGAAACAGTTGTCTTTCGTCGTTCTATGGTCTGAAAAATATTTACCTGACTTCCTTCAGCATTTTGTATGGGACATTCCCAGTGCAGACGTAGTTTTCGATGTATCTGTGATGATTCTCGGCCAGACTGCAATTAACGTTAGGCACACAAACGCTCATAAAGTGAGGTCTTAGACGGCCGATTGTATACTTCGCGATATCAGTGATTAAAACAGTAGTAGCTGCTCCAAAACCAAATATCCCAATCTGAAACATCGAAAATGTGACGAATATTCTAATTACACAATTTTATCTTTCCCTGTactattaataattgcaaaaagaacCAAATTACACGGTTTAAAGCTTGTATAACGATGACCTAGTAAGTAACTGTATCCTAAAGAAATGCCTTTTCAGCGTACTGTACTACAATTAATCCTAATTGAATTGATACTCTGACCCCCCTTCATTGATCCCTCAATTTGCTGTGCTAATGTTCTTTCCTTGTTATATCTGAATTCCTGTTTATCCCTCTTGCTCGATCGACAAATTctttaatttcatattttcgaaTAATTGATGTACTATGTTTTCTCCATAATTATATTCTAGATTCAATATCAAAAACATTTACCTTTCAACTTAACACAAACTCCGCGAACGCAGCGACAGTTTAAAAATGTTTTCTCAACGCCATAAAAAGTGTGCTTCAAATATTGACAGTGAAAACGTTTCGTAATTCTGCTGGCAGATGCAAGGAAGAGGCAGGAAGGTGTTAACAGCAGGGGAAGAGAGCCCCTGTGCAGCTTCGTAACAAGTTTTTTCTATTTCCGTGGTGTTTCTTTAGGATCGTTTTAGGATCATCGATGAAAAGTCAGAGCAAAGAGAAAAGGTACACAAGCTTAATCTATTTCTTCGTAGACtgagaatatttttaaaaatatacctTCTCATAGGCGCCCCATAGCCAAGCAGGAATAGTGTACCCAAACAGCATCTTCGAATCTGCGTTGCTGTGTCTCATGTGAAGATACTCGCCTGCTATCATCTGCAACAGAATCCAAATTTATCTAGTTAGTAGAGATAACAATATCCAGAAAGTAAATAAGAAATTGAATAAGAAATTAAATAAGGAACTAAATAAagtattgaataataaataaattatataagaAATTCGATAAGGAATTAAATAAGAAAGTTTCTTCTTCGCATCGCAGAAAATTAAGATCCACCCCACTACCGAGgccaaaaaataaataaacgcAGCAACGAGCTTACATCGAGTGGTCCCTCTACGCCTCACAGTCCCCCTTACATAACAGTCCTGAACTGAATCCCAAGCCTCCTCTTCGAGCGTTAATCAAAGGCAGCGCATCCAAAATGCGTCCAAGATGCCTTCACACCTAATCCACGATTAAGAAACGAGAAGAAGCGACTCTAAAATTCTCAAGAGGCTCAGAACTGGTAATCTTTCCCGCGGGTTCGACCGATCTGTCACGGTCCCAAAAGTGGGTTAACCAGCCAGATTCCAGATAAAGGTCGCGCCAGGTGATGCAGCCGAGGAGTTCGAGTGAATGAAATACATAGGCAGGTTCGGGGACGTTTTTACCTGTTTCGACGTCCCTTCGTTCTGCCTAGGGGAAACGGCCACGGATAGGGTCGAGTCATGTGCCCGTGGACAATTCACTTATTTATGACACGGTGCAGGCAGTCATCGTGCGGTAGGTTGAAACGTCTTATGCTGCCCGTAAACCTCCTTTAGTATTTTTATGGATCAGAGTGATTCTGCGGCCAGGCAGCGGGATTAAGGGTGTTGCAACTAATATTTCATGGACTTACTTgggattaaataaaatattcgtgGCAACAGGGGGTTAGCTATATTTTAGTAAGAATTGAGATATCTAGGAAATTGTATAGAAACATGATCCAAGATGATCAGAAACCACTGAGAAGAAATTGTTAATGAAATGAAGAAAATTAGTGACACTGTGGTTCAAATCTCTTGCTCGCCAATCAGAATAACTTTTTTGTGAATAACTGCATCTCTGAATTCTTTTGCTTCTTTCCTAAGATAAGTACAATATCAGTTAAGTGTATCAGCTGTTTTTATGACGAATGGAATTAATCTTCTGCAAATTATTACACCGATCACGAGCATTAGTTGTATTAACTTTGCCATTTTTGAACTACCTGaattatgtacatatgtactcgGCAACTACGTCATTGAGAGTGTCATACTCGGCAACTACGTCAAACACTTACGCTCGTATATTATTATGCATATTATTCTCAGAGGGAATCTTTTATATCTTGATATCAGGAGTACTGATATGTACTCAATACTGTAGTCAAACTTCAATGATAAGACTCACATACAAGCAGGTATTTAAAAAATACCCACTCAGAATCTCTCAATAGATACCATACAGAATTTGGAAAAATTGGAATCCAAATTAGTAAAAATGAAAACCCAAACGAGCTTCAATTTAATTTCACATATTATAGGAAAGCAGAACaattaaaatatcaattttccaTGGACCTAGAGGGCTCTAAGCTCCTTCGTTTTCCACGAGCTTGACGTAGGGGAGATTAAAGCTCTGCTCCCAAGCCACAATGGAGAAGTGAAGGGTGTCATGAACCCTTCTTGGATTCCTGAGGAGCTACAGGTAGAAAATTCGTGCGCCAGTGAAGCGGTCTGGCGGTGAAGAAGAGGGCAAACACGACCACGACTTCAGGATGAGAAGATTCCCCTGAACGGATGGACCGAGAAGAGGGCTCGCTGCTAACAAGGGCCCGCTTATTATTTCAAGTGCCACTGCACACTTTcgcgaacagatcgaatggagTTCAATTCTAACTGAAGACAAAAAGGGATTGTCTTTAGAAATGGCAAAGATAATCGTAAAAAGTGGattctacaattttttaaatagaattaaCAGAGAGGTATACATTtcaatttataattcaatttttcaaatcaaATTGAGAGCCTGCTGAATATTAATTGGCTATTTTCGTTTCCctaatatatgattcatatattccAGTGCCCCTATCAGTATAGCGAAAACAAGGCTATCTCttgtctcaagattcaatcaatAATTCATTTCAATTAAAACATTGAACTTCCTCAACGCTTACATCATACTTCCACTTGAAGCGGATCAAGTTACCTAGACCCAGAACATATTATCAGTGAGCATTAACCCCTGTGGCAGCATATTCGCCAAGTGCTTTGCTAAACACGGAATCCAATTACGTGGACAGAATTTACTACCTAATTTTAAATTGTAATCCCGTGAATCTCGAGCTTCCTGTATTAAATGTGCAATTAACTAAGTCAGGAGTGTCTTAAATGAAGCGAGTGTTAGCAATGGGCGTGATCCCCTTTTTtttcataatattttttaattcaataatcagataaaGACAAGTGTACTCGATATTGATATCTGATATTCCTGTGTACCAAATATTGGCACGAAGACAATGGACGTATCGATACTAACGCAAACAGAATCAAGTGTCTCTCCTATTGTCCAACAGCTAAGAATCTAAGTCAACAAATGATTCTCTCTGTAAAGTCCCATCCTCTGAGATTTGATATTTCATAACACGTGTCTCACAGATAGAGCACTCTATTCTATAACATTCTGCTCCATTCTCTCCATGGGTATCTAGGGACACTCATCCCTAGCTCACCGTGTCCGCCCAAAAATATAACAAGCCATCTATCGTTCCATTACAAATCGTCGTGTTTGTTTTCCCTTGTTCCGCTGCGAGCGTTTGtacgaggttgcccgaaacacgaCACCCTTTAATCTTTCTCATTACGCTATAATAGAATCCCTTTATACCGTAATTACCTTTTGGAAAGATTGATTGACTGCTGTCGCGGCTGAACCACTGCAAGCCACGAAATCTCATTTTGCGAAGAATTCGGCTGCCGTCCCCCGTCTCGTTCGCCCGCGGTGACAGCGTTAATTCGAACATCGTGGAACCGAGGGATAAGAAATGGGCAAGAGCAAAATAGGGTCTGACGTTTGAGGAGCTGCCTACAGGGTCCGATTTCAAAACGGAAATTCGCTGGGACGAGCGCGTGCACGGGGAATAATGCGAGACGAGGATCGCGAGGGCCTTTCAACTGACAGACTGCTCGCAGACTGTTCGTTTCCCTTTGAGAACACGAGAAATAGATTTTGATATGTTTCGCGTGTGGAAGGACTGCGAAAGAGGGCAGAGAGGCTTTTGGTAAAGGAAGTAATTCAGCCTCTTAGGAGAAAAATTGATTCACTCTGGTTTTTGTGAACATTTCATGGCTGGAGATTGTGATTAATGATTAGCTTTCTTGAAAGCAAACAGCAGGATCTATAGCTGATTTTGAAGAAATGGAACCTGAATACAAATTTGATTTGTTTtttaaatactataatttgcaGTCAATTTTTCAAGGTTCTACATTTTCTGTGAGTGAATATTATGTATATCTGTGACTTTGCATGTATTTCCAATTTCCATAAATACTATCCTTATATGCTAGCGAACCAAAGATATCTTAAAAAATAATAC carries:
- the LOC143184537 gene encoding putative phosphatidate phosphatase isoform X3; the encoded protein is MDRSSKTMLRRIIIDFACLLVVALTVLMFFLFGKPYKRGFFCNDESLYHPFHSSTVTSTMLYVIGLFLPICTMIAGEYLHMRHSNADSKMLFGYTIPAWLWGAYEKIGIFGFGAATTVLITDIAKYTIGRLRPHFMSVCVPNVNCSLAENHHRYIENYVCTGNVPYKMLKEVRLSFPSGHSSFSAYTMVYLALYLQLRLTWKGSKLLRHFLQLVCLLMAWFTALSRVSDYKHHWSDVLAGSTLGTIVALVVANCVADLFKERRHYPIEEKHRAGDYETGGGTQAVTVF
- the LOC143184537 gene encoding putative phosphatidate phosphatase isoform X2 → MDRSSKTMLRRIIIDFACLLVVALTVLMFFLFGKPYKRGFFCNDESLYHPFHSSTVTSTMLYVIGLFLPICTMIAGEYLHMRHSNADSKMLFGYTIPAWLWGAYEKIGIFGFGAATTVLITDIAKYTIGRLRPHFMSVCVPNVNCSLAENHHRYIENYVCTGNVPYKMLKEVRLSFPSGHSSFSAYTMVYLALYLQLRLTWKGSKLLRHFLQLVCLLMAWFTALSRVSDYKHHWSDVLAGSTLGTIVALVVANCVADLFKERRHYPIEEKHRAGDYETGGGTQQTVRPPWLRRYKYD
- the LOC143184537 gene encoding putative phosphatidate phosphatase isoform X4; translation: MFFLFGKPYKRGFFCNDESLYHPFHSSTVTSTMLYVIGLFLPICTMIAGEYLHMRHSNADSKMLFGYTIPAWLWGAYEKIGIFGFGAATTVLITDIAKYTIGRLRPHFMSVCVPNVNCSLAENHHRYIENYVCTGNVPYKMLKEVRLSFPSGHSSFSAYTMVYLALYLQLRLTWKGSKLLRHFLQLVCLLMAWFTALSRVSDYKHHWSDVLAGSTLGTIVALVVANCVADLFKERRHYPIEEKHRAGDYETGGGTQNELTSLQTAVVSYNAIERNADNCL
- the LOC143184537 gene encoding putative phosphatidate phosphatase isoform X1; translated protein: MDRSSKTMLRRIIIDFACLLVVALTVLMFFLFGKPYKRGFFCNDESLYHPFHSSTVTSTMLYVIGLFLPICTMIAGEYLHMRHSNADSKMLFGYTIPAWLWGAYEKIGIFGFGAATTVLITDIAKYTIGRLRPHFMSVCVPNVNCSLAENHHRYIENYVCTGNVPYKMLKEVRLSFPSGHSSFSAYTMVYLALYLQLRLTWKGSKLLRHFLQLVCLLMAWFTALSRVSDYKHHWSDVLAGSTLGTIVALVVANCVADLFKERRHYPIEEKHRAGDYETGGGTQNELTSLQTAVVSYNAIERNADNCL